One Paracidovorax avenae ATCC 19860 genomic region harbors:
- the tolQ gene encoding protein TolQ, translated as MNSQDMSILHLVLNASWVVQLVMALLIGVSIASWAAIFRKLFALKRVRSLNDEFEREFWSGTSLNDLYASAAQNAKNAGPMERIFASGMREFHKLRERRITDPGTLLDGARRAMRASFQREMDVVESSLSFLGSVASVSPYVGLFGTVWGIMHAFTGFAGMEQVTLATVAPGIAEALVATAIGLFAAIPAVVAYNRFARDIDRVAIHQETFIEEFSNILQRNLGAAPASASGH; from the coding sequence ATGAATTCGCAAGACATGTCCATCCTGCACCTGGTGCTCAATGCCAGCTGGGTGGTGCAACTCGTCATGGCGCTGCTGATCGGCGTGTCCATCGCCAGCTGGGCCGCCATCTTCCGCAAGCTGTTCGCGCTCAAGCGCGTCCGGTCGCTCAACGACGAGTTCGAGCGCGAGTTCTGGTCGGGCACGAGCCTGAACGACCTCTACGCCAGCGCCGCGCAGAACGCCAAGAACGCCGGCCCCATGGAGCGGATCTTCGCCAGCGGCATGCGCGAATTCCACAAGCTGCGCGAGCGCCGCATCACCGATCCCGGCACCCTGCTCGACGGCGCGCGCCGCGCCATGCGCGCGAGCTTCCAGCGCGAGATGGACGTGGTGGAGTCGAGCCTGTCCTTCCTCGGCTCGGTCGCCTCGGTGAGCCCCTACGTCGGCCTGTTCGGCACCGTGTGGGGCATCATGCACGCCTTCACCGGCTTCGCGGGCATGGAGCAGGTCACCCTCGCCACGGTGGCCCCCGGCATCGCCGAGGCCCTGGTGGCCACGGCCATCGGCCTGTTCGCCGCCATTCCCGCCGTGGTGGCCTACAACCGCTTCGCGCGCGACATCGACCGCGTGGCCATCCACCAGGAAACCTTCATCGAGGAATTCTCGAACATCCTGCAGCGCAACCTGGGCGCGGCACCGGCCTCCGCCTCGGGCCACTGA
- a CDS encoding ExbD/TolR family protein produces the protein MPTMASRGGSRRRSMNEINMVPFIDVMLVLLIIFMVTAPMLTPSRIDVPTVGKGAKAPKAFGQVIVQKDGSLQLKTGDLERPVTLKELGAAAKAWQATQEEGTPVLVTADRNVTYDSVVKAMDALQRAGVQRVGLTVKSGG, from the coding sequence ATGCCCACCATGGCCTCGCGCGGCGGCAGCCGCCGCCGCTCGATGAACGAGATCAACATGGTCCCCTTCATCGACGTGATGCTGGTGCTGCTCATCATCTTCATGGTGACCGCGCCCATGCTCACCCCCAGCCGGATCGACGTGCCCACCGTCGGCAAGGGCGCCAAGGCGCCCAAGGCCTTCGGCCAGGTCATCGTCCAGAAGGACGGCAGCCTGCAGCTCAAGACGGGCGACCTCGAGCGCCCCGTGACGCTCAAGGAACTCGGCGCCGCCGCCAAGGCCTGGCAGGCCACGCAGGAAGAAGGCACGCCCGTGCTGGTCACCGCCGACCGGAACGTGACCTACGACTCCGTGGTCAAGGCCATGGACGCGCTGCAGCGCGCGGGCGTGCAGCGCGTGGGCCTCACCGTCAAGTCGGGCGGCTGA
- the nusB gene encoding transcription antitermination factor NusB, whose translation MSDDSASTPAPGGARRPPRQARTGTTSTGARKAASKSARSRSRAFALQALYQHIVGRNEATAIDVFTRDLSGFHKADAAHYDALLHGCIENAETLDALITPKLDRTLEEISPIEHATMWIGVYEFQHCLDVPWRVVINECVELAKEFGGTDGHKYVNGVLNGLAPTLRAAEVAADRTPGSAADHTD comes from the coding sequence TTGAGCGACGATTCCGCCTCCACCCCGGCCCCCGGCGGCGCCAGGCGCCCGCCGCGGCAGGCACGCACCGGCACCACTTCCACGGGCGCGCGCAAGGCCGCGTCCAAGTCGGCGCGCAGCCGTTCGCGCGCCTTCGCGCTGCAGGCCCTCTACCAGCACATCGTGGGCCGCAACGAGGCCACGGCGATCGACGTGTTCACGCGCGACCTCTCCGGCTTCCACAAGGCCGATGCCGCGCACTACGACGCCCTGCTGCACGGCTGCATCGAGAACGCCGAGACGCTGGATGCGCTCATCACGCCGAAGCTCGACCGCACGCTGGAAGAGATATCCCCCATCGAGCACGCGACCATGTGGATCGGCGTGTACGAATTCCAGCACTGCCTGGACGTGCCGTGGCGCGTGGTCATCAACGAATGCGTCGAACTGGCCAAGGAGTTCGGCGGCACCGACGGACACAAGTACGTGAACGGGGTGCTCAACGGCCTCGCGCCCACGCTGCGGGCGGCCGAGGTCGCCGCCGACCGCACGCCCGGATCCGCTGCGGACCACACGGACTGA
- the ybgC gene encoding tol-pal system-associated acyl-CoA thioesterase — MSFEWPVRIYWEDTDAGGIVFYANYLRFFERARTEWLRSLGVEQQRLRELAGGMFVVTDARVRYLRPARLDDELIVTAALEESGRASLTIRQRALLKSEHMTESEPSPLCEGTVRIGWVDAATLRPARIPGHLLEQLSPS, encoded by the coding sequence ATGAGCTTCGAATGGCCCGTGCGCATCTACTGGGAAGACACGGATGCCGGCGGCATCGTCTTCTACGCCAACTACCTGCGCTTCTTCGAGCGCGCCCGCACCGAATGGCTGCGCTCGCTGGGCGTGGAGCAGCAGCGGCTGCGGGAACTCGCGGGAGGCATGTTTGTCGTAACCGACGCGCGCGTGCGCTATTTGCGCCCCGCCCGGCTGGACGATGAACTGATTGTTACGGCCGCGCTCGAGGAAAGTGGAAGGGCATCCCTGACAATACGCCAGCGAGCGCTCCTGAAATCGGAGCACATGACAGAATCGGAGCCTTCGCCCCTGTGCGAGGGCACCGTTCGCATCGGATGGGTCGACGCCGCCACGCTGCGCCCCGCCCGGATTCCCGGCCACCTTCTGGAACAACTCTCACCATCATGA
- a CDS encoding pyridoxal phosphate-dependent aminotransferase, producing the protein MKFSRRAERIEPFYVMEIAKAAQALAREVAGGPEPMIFLNIGEPDFTAPPLVREAADRALRSGATQYTNALGLDALRERISGWYAERFGVAVPARRIVVTAGASGALQLACLALIEQGDEVLMPDPSYPCNRHFVSAADGRAVLVPSTAAERFQLSADKVAAHWGPQTRGVLLASPSNPTGTSIAPDELRRIHAAVQARDGFTLIDEIYLGLSYEEAFGHTALAIGEDIVSINSFSKYFNMTGWRLGWMVVPEAMVPVVERLAQNLFICPSTVAQHAALACFEPDSIAEYERRRAEFKARRDYFIPALESLGLSVPVRPDGAFYAWADCTAAARHLGVEGSWDFAHEVMRRAHLALTPGRDFGSHAPETFVRFSTANSMAQLQEAVARLSRLLA; encoded by the coding sequence ATGAAGTTCTCCCGACGCGCCGAGCGCATCGAACCCTTTTACGTGATGGAGATCGCCAAGGCCGCGCAGGCCCTGGCCCGCGAGGTGGCCGGCGGCCCGGAGCCGATGATCTTCCTGAACATCGGCGAGCCCGACTTCACTGCCCCGCCGCTGGTGCGCGAAGCGGCCGACCGCGCCCTGCGCAGCGGCGCCACGCAGTACACCAACGCCCTCGGCCTGGACGCGCTGCGCGAACGCATCAGCGGCTGGTACGCCGAGCGCTTCGGCGTGGCGGTGCCGGCGCGCCGCATCGTGGTCACGGCGGGTGCCTCCGGCGCCCTGCAGCTCGCCTGCCTGGCGCTCATCGAGCAGGGCGACGAGGTGCTCATGCCGGACCCGAGCTACCCGTGCAACCGCCATTTCGTGAGCGCGGCGGACGGCCGCGCGGTGCTCGTGCCCTCCACCGCCGCGGAGCGCTTCCAGCTCAGCGCCGACAAGGTCGCCGCGCACTGGGGCCCGCAGACGCGCGGCGTGCTGCTGGCCTCGCCCTCCAACCCCACGGGCACCTCGATCGCGCCCGATGAACTGCGCCGCATCCACGCCGCCGTGCAGGCGCGCGACGGCTTCACCCTCATCGACGAGATCTACCTCGGCCTCTCCTACGAGGAGGCCTTCGGACACACGGCGCTCGCGATCGGCGAGGACATCGTCAGCATCAACAGCTTCAGCAAGTACTTCAACATGACGGGCTGGCGCCTGGGCTGGATGGTCGTGCCCGAGGCCATGGTCCCGGTCGTGGAGCGGCTGGCGCAGAACCTCTTCATCTGCCCGAGCACCGTGGCGCAGCATGCCGCGCTGGCCTGCTTCGAGCCGGACAGCATCGCCGAGTACGAGCGCCGCCGCGCCGAGTTCAAGGCCCGCCGCGACTACTTCATCCCCGCGCTCGAATCCCTGGGCCTGTCCGTGCCCGTGCGGCCCGACGGCGCCTTCTACGCCTGGGCCGACTGCACCGCCGCCGCCCGGCACCTGGGCGTGGAGGGCAGCTGGGACTTCGCCCACGAGGTCATGCGCCGCGCCCACCTGGCCCTCACGCCGGGGCGCGACTTCGGCAGCCATGCGCCGGAAACCTTCGTGCGCTTTTCCACGGCCAACTCCATGGCGCAGCTGCAGGAAGCCGTGGCGCGGCTGTCCCGGCTGCTGGCCTGA
- the ribH gene encoding 6,7-dimethyl-8-ribityllumazine synthase — MFGADKGTADRLDGRKLQIGIVQARFNEGITEALAAACREELLALGVQEKNIRHVRVPGALEVPLALQAMAEQDEYDALIALGCIIRGETYHFELVANESGAGVTRVSLDTQTPIANAILTTENLEQAVARQTEKGRDAARVAVEMANLLEELS, encoded by the coding sequence ATGTTTGGCGCAGACAAAGGAACCGCGGACAGGCTCGACGGCAGGAAACTGCAGATCGGCATCGTGCAGGCCCGCTTCAACGAGGGCATCACCGAGGCCCTGGCGGCGGCGTGCCGCGAAGAGCTGCTCGCCCTGGGCGTGCAGGAAAAGAACATCCGCCACGTGCGCGTGCCCGGCGCCCTCGAAGTGCCCCTGGCGCTGCAGGCCATGGCCGAGCAGGACGAATACGACGCGCTCATCGCGCTGGGCTGCATCATCCGCGGCGAGACCTACCACTTCGAGCTGGTGGCCAACGAATCCGGTGCCGGCGTGACGCGCGTGTCGCTCGACACCCAGACCCCGATCGCCAACGCCATCCTGACCACCGAGAACCTGGAGCAGGCCGTCGCCCGCCAGACCGAGAAGGGCCGCGACGCGGCGCGCGTGGCCGTGGAAATGGCGAACCTGCTGGAGGAGCTGTCTTGA
- a CDS encoding cytochrome-c peroxidase: protein MTSPARVFPASRRFLRWSGPACLLGAAGVLAGVGVWMGGAAASGVAPAAARPAAVSAPPDANRMQMAAQPDFARMQAVGQAMFFDKGLSASGRVSCASCHDPAHAFGPPNGLAVQPGGADGAVLGVRAAPSLRYQQNVPPFTMHRFDDDFDESVDQGASGGHTWDGRASTLHEQAAIPLLAPHEMANAGPAAVVARLRRAPYAAQFRETFGADALDDDARGFQWATLALEMFQQDPARFYPYNSRYDDYLRGKAALSAREMRGLALFNDPKKGNCASCHLSEVSPNNGAFPAFSDFGHIAIGVPRNRTLPANRDPSFHDLGTCATLPAGTDPKERAALCGAFRTPSLRNVAVRQAFFHNGVFHSLEEAVRFYATRDTDPQRWYPYPARARGSHPRYDDLPAEYAGNVNREAPFDRGPGEAPRLTEAEIGDVVAFLRTLTDQDAVPAMEAVARGGRRSAVARAGAPRGAAAAH, encoded by the coding sequence ATGACTTCTCCTGCACGCGTGTTTCCGGCCTCCCGGCGTTTTCTTCGATGGAGCGGCCCGGCCTGCCTGCTGGGCGCTGCGGGTGTGCTGGCCGGCGTGGGAGTGTGGATGGGGGGCGCCGCCGCATCGGGCGTGGCGCCGGCGGCCGCACGGCCTGCGGCGGTCTCCGCGCCGCCCGATGCGAACCGGATGCAGATGGCGGCGCAGCCGGATTTCGCGCGCATGCAGGCCGTGGGGCAGGCCATGTTCTTCGACAAGGGGCTGTCGGCGTCGGGCCGGGTGTCCTGCGCGAGCTGCCACGATCCGGCGCATGCGTTCGGGCCACCCAACGGCCTCGCGGTGCAGCCCGGCGGCGCCGACGGCGCGGTCCTGGGCGTGCGGGCGGCGCCGTCCCTGCGCTACCAGCAGAACGTGCCGCCTTTCACCATGCACCGCTTCGACGACGATTTCGACGAGAGCGTGGACCAGGGAGCCTCGGGCGGCCACACCTGGGACGGGCGCGCGAGCACGCTGCACGAGCAGGCGGCGATCCCGCTGCTGGCGCCGCACGAGATGGCCAATGCCGGCCCCGCGGCGGTGGTGGCGCGGCTGCGGCGGGCGCCCTATGCGGCGCAGTTCCGGGAGACCTTCGGCGCCGATGCGCTGGACGACGATGCCCGGGGCTTCCAGTGGGCCACGCTGGCGCTGGAGATGTTCCAGCAGGATCCTGCCCGCTTCTACCCCTACAACAGCCGGTACGACGACTATCTGCGCGGCAAGGCGGCACTGTCGGCGCGCGAGATGCGCGGGCTCGCGCTGTTCAACGACCCCAAGAAGGGCAACTGCGCGTCCTGCCACCTGAGCGAGGTCAGCCCCAACAACGGGGCGTTCCCCGCCTTCTCGGATTTCGGGCACATCGCGATCGGCGTGCCGCGCAACCGCACGCTGCCGGCCAACCGGGACCCGTCATTCCATGACCTGGGCACCTGCGCCACGCTGCCGGCCGGGACGGACCCGAAGGAGCGCGCCGCGCTCTGCGGCGCGTTCCGCACGCCCAGCCTGCGCAACGTGGCGGTGCGGCAGGCCTTCTTCCACAACGGGGTCTTCCACAGCCTGGAAGAGGCGGTGCGCTTCTACGCCACGCGCGATACCGACCCGCAGCGCTGGTATCCCTATCCGGCTCGCGCGAGGGGATCACATCCGCGCTACGACGACCTGCCGGCCGAATATGCCGGCAATGTCAACCGGGAAGCGCCGTTCGACCGCGGGCCCGGCGAGGCGCCGCGGCTGACCGAGGCGGAGATCGGCGATGTGGTAGCGTTCCTGCGCACGCTGACCGACCAGGATGCCGTGCCTGCCATGGAGGCGGTGGCACGCGGCGGGCGCCGTTCCGCCGTGGCCCGGGCGGGGGCCCCCCGCGGCGCTGCGGCAGCGCACTGA
- the ribBA gene encoding bifunctional 3,4-dihydroxy-2-butanone-4-phosphate synthase/GTP cyclohydrolase II, which produces MNTPLPLASISPVEDIVAEMRAGRIVILVDEEDRENEGDLVLAADHVTPEAINFMARFGRGLICLTLTRERCELLRLPPMVARNGTKMGTAFTASIEAAEGVTTGISAADRARTVQAAVAPDAKASDLVQPGHIFPLQAVDGGVLMRAGHTEAGCDLAAMAGCSPSAVICEVMKDDGTMARLPDLQQFAAEHGLKIGTIADLIEYRSRNETLVQKVGTRPLQTAAGEFIAHAFRDGPSQSVHIALVRGTWGEHDSVPVRVHEPLSVLDALEVGRDMHSWDLDASLRHIAQHGSGVAVLLNCGESAEQLLAQFDGTARASHAPERGRMDLRTYGVGAQILRECGVTRMQLMGQQRRLPSMTGYGLEITGYIPKE; this is translated from the coding sequence ATGAACACCCCCCTCCCCCTCGCATCCATCTCGCCCGTCGAAGACATCGTGGCGGAGATGCGCGCCGGGCGCATCGTCATCCTCGTGGACGAGGAAGACCGCGAAAACGAAGGCGACCTGGTCCTGGCAGCCGACCACGTCACGCCCGAAGCGATCAACTTCATGGCGCGTTTCGGCCGCGGCCTCATCTGCCTCACCCTCACGCGCGAGCGCTGCGAACTGCTGCGCCTGCCGCCCATGGTGGCGCGCAACGGCACCAAGATGGGCACGGCCTTCACGGCCTCCATCGAGGCCGCCGAGGGCGTCACCACCGGCATCTCCGCCGCCGACCGCGCCCGCACCGTGCAGGCCGCCGTGGCACCGGATGCCAAGGCCTCCGACCTGGTGCAGCCCGGCCACATCTTCCCGCTGCAGGCGGTCGATGGCGGCGTGCTCATGCGCGCCGGCCACACCGAAGCCGGCTGCGACCTGGCCGCCATGGCCGGCTGCAGCCCGTCCGCCGTCATCTGCGAGGTCATGAAGGACGACGGCACCATGGCCCGCCTGCCCGACCTGCAGCAGTTCGCCGCCGAGCACGGCCTGAAGATCGGCACCATCGCCGACCTCATCGAGTACCGCAGCCGCAACGAAACGCTGGTGCAGAAGGTGGGCACCCGCCCGCTACAGACGGCCGCCGGCGAATTCATCGCCCACGCCTTCCGCGACGGCCCCAGCCAGTCCGTCCACATCGCGCTGGTGCGCGGCACCTGGGGCGAGCACGACAGCGTGCCCGTGCGCGTGCACGAGCCCCTGTCCGTGCTGGACGCACTCGAGGTGGGCCGCGACATGCACTCCTGGGACCTGGACGCCAGCCTGCGCCACATCGCCCAGCACGGCAGCGGCGTCGCCGTGCTGCTGAACTGCGGCGAGAGCGCCGAGCAGCTGCTGGCCCAGTTCGACGGCACGGCCCGCGCATCGCATGCGCCGGAGCGTGGCCGCATGGACCTGCGTACCTACGGCGTGGGCGCGCAGATCCTGCGCGAATGCGGCGTCACGCGCATGCAGCTCATGGGCCAGCAGCGCCGCCTGCCCAGCATGACCGGCTACGGCCTCGAGATCACCGGATACATCCCCAAGGAATAA
- a CDS encoding T6SS phospholipase effector Tle1-like catalytic domain-containing protein has product MNDTTEAARRQGARGAGAPTRADILRECAEADARWAAAPGRNLVLLFDGTGNILGNEQDTNVVKLLRMLDKGPAAPGGVPEQLVYYDPGVGTANLFPPANVAARLRQAGNRLSGLALGSGVFHNIAGAYEFLARTYRPGDRIYLLGFSRGAFTARAVAGMVNMYGLVHPEGLPLLESLVRTYFAPPQRRNPSGSREREDFARDVVENFSLGRLPLVHFVGVWDTVESIGIGLLGGLKITNSAGFACKRFAHVRHAMSLHESRIPYTPRRYDDPYFSDRERVHRSFAQRWFRGVHSDVGGSYARDGLSRTTLRWMADEAFAQGLRLDRSQLQPGDPHTPMHDQAYDCPYWAWAGLDAREREPDDTIDASALPVAAAVPAEHVPRTQPWRTLGWMLPWVVALLLAATTLAGRGACVLDGAPGWMRAMPSLTQLAAAWQAAAGAPCSPAALHVTLAWDCAFVLAYTLWLPYPLAWALRRLVARAVPRGHRLAWLPRHAHWFMGLLAATDLAENFALLHAAAAPWGMAAAVFCAAKLACLALLAAVLGQGALAGPERARQDSAAGAGRLH; this is encoded by the coding sequence TGGGCAACGAGCAGGACACCAACGTCGTGAAGCTGCTGCGCATGCTGGACAAGGGCCCTGCCGCGCCGGGCGGCGTCCCCGAGCAGCTCGTGTACTACGACCCGGGCGTCGGCACCGCCAACCTGTTCCCGCCGGCCAACGTGGCCGCCCGGCTGCGGCAGGCCGGAAACCGGCTCTCGGGCCTGGCGCTCGGCAGCGGTGTCTTCCACAACATCGCGGGCGCCTACGAATTCCTCGCGCGCACCTACCGCCCGGGGGACCGCATCTACCTGCTGGGCTTTTCCCGGGGGGCATTCACCGCGCGCGCCGTGGCCGGCATGGTCAACATGTACGGACTCGTCCACCCGGAAGGCCTGCCGCTGCTGGAAAGCCTGGTGCGCACCTATTTCGCGCCGCCGCAGCGCCGCAACCCCTCGGGTTCGCGCGAGCGCGAGGACTTCGCGCGCGACGTGGTCGAGAACTTTTCCCTGGGCCGCCTGCCCCTGGTGCACTTCGTGGGCGTCTGGGACACCGTCGAATCCATCGGCATCGGCCTGCTGGGCGGGCTGAAGATCACCAACTCGGCCGGCTTCGCCTGCAAGCGCTTCGCCCATGTCCGGCATGCCATGTCGCTGCACGAGTCGCGCATCCCCTATACGCCCCGGCGCTACGACGATCCGTACTTCTCCGACCGCGAGCGCGTGCACCGCAGCTTCGCGCAGCGCTGGTTCCGCGGCGTGCACAGCGACGTGGGCGGCTCCTATGCCCGGGACGGCCTGTCGCGCACCACCCTGCGCTGGATGGCCGACGAGGCCTTCGCGCAGGGGTTGCGGCTGGACCGCAGCCAGCTGCAGCCCGGCGACCCGCACACGCCCATGCACGACCAGGCCTACGACTGCCCGTACTGGGCCTGGGCCGGGCTGGACGCGCGCGAACGCGAGCCCGACGACACCATCGACGCCAGCGCCCTGCCCGTCGCGGCCGCGGTGCCCGCGGAACACGTCCCCCGCACCCAGCCCTGGCGCACCCTGGGATGGATGCTTCCGTGGGTGGTCGCGCTGCTGCTCGCGGCCACCACCCTGGCCGGACGCGGCGCCTGCGTGCTGGACGGTGCCCCGGGCTGGATGCGCGCCATGCCGTCCCTGACCCAGCTCGCCGCGGCCTGGCAGGCGGCCGCGGGCGCGCCCTGCAGCCCCGCCGCCCTGCACGTGACGCTGGCCTGGGACTGCGCCTTCGTGCTCGCCTACACCCTGTGGCTGCCCTACCCGTTGGCCTGGGCCCTGCGCCGCCTCGTGGCACGCGCGGTGCCGCGCGGGCACCGGCTCGCCTGGCTGCCGCGCCACGCCCACTGGTTCATGGGCCTGCTGGCGGCCACGGACCTGGCCGAGAACTTCGCGCTGCTGCACGCGGCCGCGGCGCCCTGGGGCATGGCCGCCGCCGTCTTCTGCGCCGCCAAGCTCGCCTGCCTGGCGCTGCTCGCGGCCGTGCTGGGCCAGGGCGCCCTGGCCGGCCCGGAACGCGCGCGCCAGGACTCCGCCGCGGGGGCGGGCCGCCTGCACTAA
- the acpA gene encoding acid phosphatase, producing the protein MKPTLRLLPLAAAAAALLSACGGSDGSSTDSLLQQRIQNVVVIYAENRGFDNLYGLYPGADGIPGVNPSASGSYLPQVDRDAAGTVLAKLPKVWGGVTASGQSVTVPEGSTASQDNRPFQIDAASGFQTTGVQVGPNVITRDLYHRFYENQMQINGGRNDKFAAWADSGGLTMGYYDGSNMQLWKLAQKYVLADNFFMGAFGGSFLNHQYLVCACAPEYPNADTSVAKGSISAVDQDASGNFLPRLTVASNSPASAISGPPVFVNSSNITPKNYAGDGKFYAINTMQPPYQPSSNAPASGASNLTADPAKATTLPPQTATTIADLLDRKNVGWAWYAGGYNATLASATTDRAFARPAPNFQFHHQPFNYYAKFDPTQSATAAYRAQHLKDFDAQFLQDAAAGKLPAVSFYKPQGNLNQHPGYASVADGDAHIASVIAQLQASPQWKNMLIVVAYDENGGFWDHKAVPKGDLWGPGTRIPALIISPWAKHGVVDHTQYDTASILRFITRRWGLDTLPGLAQRDAALVKNGGQPMGDLTSALDLTQILQ; encoded by the coding sequence ATGAAACCCACCCTCCGCCTCCTCCCCCTGGCCGCCGCCGCGGCCGCCCTGCTGTCCGCCTGCGGCGGCAGCGACGGTTCCTCCACCGACAGCCTGCTGCAGCAGCGCATCCAGAACGTCGTGGTCATCTACGCGGAAAACCGCGGCTTCGACAACCTCTACGGCCTCTACCCCGGCGCCGACGGCATCCCCGGCGTGAATCCGTCCGCCTCCGGCAGCTACCTGCCGCAGGTGGACCGCGACGCGGCGGGCACCGTGCTGGCCAAGCTGCCCAAGGTCTGGGGCGGCGTCACCGCATCGGGCCAGTCGGTCACCGTGCCGGAAGGCAGCACCGCCAGCCAGGACAACCGCCCCTTCCAGATCGACGCCGCGTCCGGCTTCCAGACCACCGGCGTGCAGGTCGGGCCGAACGTGATCACCCGCGATCTCTACCACCGCTTCTACGAGAACCAGATGCAGATCAACGGCGGCCGCAACGACAAGTTCGCCGCCTGGGCCGACTCCGGCGGCCTCACCATGGGCTACTACGACGGCAGCAACATGCAGCTGTGGAAGCTGGCCCAGAAATACGTGCTGGCCGACAACTTCTTCATGGGCGCGTTCGGCGGCTCGTTCCTGAACCACCAGTACCTGGTGTGCGCCTGCGCGCCGGAGTACCCCAATGCCGACACCTCGGTCGCCAAGGGCTCGATCTCGGCCGTGGACCAGGACGCCTCCGGCAACTTCCTGCCGCGCCTCACCGTGGCGTCCAACTCGCCCGCATCCGCCATCTCCGGCCCGCCGGTCTTCGTGAACAGCAGCAACATCACCCCGAAGAACTACGCCGGCGACGGCAAGTTCTACGCGATCAACACGATGCAGCCGCCCTACCAGCCCAGCTCCAACGCCCCGGCCAGCGGCGCGAGCAACCTGACCGCGGATCCGGCCAAAGCCACCACCCTGCCCCCGCAGACGGCCACCACCATCGCCGACCTGCTTGACAGGAAGAATGTGGGCTGGGCCTGGTATGCAGGGGGCTACAACGCCACGCTGGCATCGGCCACCACGGACCGCGCCTTCGCCCGGCCCGCGCCCAACTTCCAGTTCCACCACCAGCCGTTCAACTACTACGCGAAGTTCGATCCGACCCAGTCCGCCACCGCGGCCTACCGCGCGCAGCACCTGAAGGATTTCGACGCGCAGTTCCTGCAGGACGCCGCCGCCGGCAAGCTGCCGGCCGTGAGCTTCTACAAGCCGCAGGGCAACCTCAACCAGCACCCGGGCTATGCCAGCGTGGCCGACGGCGATGCGCACATCGCCAGCGTGATCGCCCAGCTGCAGGCCAGCCCGCAATGGAAGAACATGCTGATCGTCGTGGCGTATGACGAGAACGGCGGATTCTGGGACCACAAGGCCGTGCCCAAGGGCGATCTCTGGGGGCCCGGCACGCGGATCCCGGCGCTGATCATCTCGCCCTGGGCCAAACACGGCGTGGTGGACCACACCCAGTACGACACGGCATCCATCCTGCGCTTCATCACGCGCCGCTGGGGCCTGGACACCCTGCCGGGCCTGGCGCAGCGCGATGCGGCCCTGGTAAAGAACGGCGGCCAGCCCATGGGCGACCTGACGTCGGCCCTGGACCTGACGCAGATCCTGCAGTAA
- the tolA gene encoding cell envelope integrity protein TolA — protein sequence MHAHNDRDQFAPTRPPGRLRAIALAVLVHAALIGALTWGVNWKTSADQPAIEAEIWSALPQQAAPAAVAPPPPPQPVQQPTPPAPPPPAPAPPPPPPPPKAAPDPREADIAIEREKKRLEQEKKERQLQAEQDRRERERKEQAEQEKKERQQKEKAQREKDQQQQREKEQREKDRREQQEKLEKQQAEKERQEQLQKKQAEDKRKADEKRKADAADAKRLEALRQENLRRMQGLAGATGGETATGNAQRSSGPSGSYGGKVAAKVRPNIVYPDAISDNLRTEVEVRASPDGTIVGIRVTKSSGNKSWDDAVVRALEKTDTLPRDVDGRVPSSLVIGFRPKD from the coding sequence ATGCACGCCCACAACGACCGAGACCAGTTCGCCCCCACGCGTCCGCCGGGACGCCTGCGCGCCATCGCGCTCGCCGTCCTGGTCCATGCCGCGCTCATCGGAGCCCTGACCTGGGGAGTGAACTGGAAGACCAGCGCCGACCAGCCCGCCATCGAGGCCGAGATCTGGTCCGCCCTGCCACAGCAGGCCGCCCCGGCCGCGGTCGCCCCGCCGCCACCGCCCCAGCCGGTGCAGCAGCCCACGCCCCCTGCCCCGCCACCGCCCGCGCCGGCCCCGCCGCCACCTCCACCGCCGCCGAAGGCCGCGCCCGATCCGCGCGAGGCCGACATCGCCATCGAGCGCGAGAAGAAGCGCCTCGAGCAGGAAAAGAAGGAACGCCAGCTGCAGGCCGAACAGGACCGGCGCGAACGCGAGCGCAAGGAGCAGGCCGAGCAGGAAAAGAAGGAGCGCCAGCAGAAGGAAAAGGCGCAGCGCGAGAAGGACCAGCAGCAACAGCGCGAGAAAGAGCAGCGCGAGAAGGATCGCCGCGAGCAGCAGGAGAAGCTGGAAAAGCAGCAGGCCGAGAAGGAACGGCAGGAGCAGCTGCAGAAGAAGCAGGCGGAAGACAAGCGCAAGGCGGATGAGAAGCGCAAGGCCGACGCCGCGGACGCCAAGCGCCTGGAGGCATTGCGCCAGGAGAACCTGCGGCGCATGCAGGGCCTGGCGGGTGCCACCGGCGGCGAGACCGCCACCGGCAATGCCCAGCGCAGTTCCGGCCCGTCGGGCAGCTACGGCGGCAAGGTCGCGGCCAAGGTGCGCCCGAACATCGTCTATCCGGACGCCATCTCCGACAACCTGCGCACCGAGGTGGAAGTGCGGGCTTCGCCCGACGGCACCATCGTGGGCATTCGCGTCACCAAGTCCAGCGGCAACAAGTCCTGGGACGACGCCGTGGTGCGCGCACTCGAGAAGACCGACACCCTGCCACGCGACGTGGACGGCCGCGTGCCCTCCTCGCTGGTCATCGGCTTCCGGCCCAAGGACTGA